The following coding sequences lie in one Thermodesulforhabdaceae bacterium genomic window:
- a CDS encoding zinc ribbon domain-containing protein: MFFFFIGGVQPKTVTIDDTPRLCPNCGLTQARLKRIDHYISLFFIPIVRIKKGEPLIICDRCGFTVPEEQAYRGDGWRRATEPLRCPSCNTLLDPSFKYCPQCGTKI, from the coding sequence ATGTTTTTCTTTTTCATCGGGGGAGTCCAGCCAAAGACGGTTACAATTGACGATACTCCAAGGTTATGTCCCAATTGCGGCCTTACTCAGGCTCGTCTTAAGCGGATAGACCACTATATAAGTCTTTTTTTTATCCCTATTGTTCGCATAAAAAAGGGTGAACCCCTGATCATATGTGACCGCTGCGGTTTCACTGTTCCCGAAGAGCAGGCTTATCGGGGGGATGGCTGGCGTCGAGCAACGGAGCCTCTAAGATGCCCATCCTGCAACACATTGCTTGACCCTTCATTTAAGTATTGCCCTCAGTGTGGAACAAAGATATAA